A genomic region of Halostagnicola larsenii XH-48 contains the following coding sequences:
- a CDS encoding extracellular solute-binding protein yields the protein MPTNGRAHKRSDSTEQSLRTQVTDRSSRRRFLTGVAGATATGLAGCLGGSNGSGADVNIIAVSGEGELVQELINDYVEEETDLSIDVTIFPYANLYERVSSVLTTGGTGYDAILMDDTWFPQFATYLDPLEQWLPDGLPEDQLIDTTVDITTWPTPGAPAVPSAEGMDETIRGQVVVGNAQMFVYNTSYYEEVGEEEPETWDDVLRAGQSIDDEVDDANGYVIRGQRGNPANTNFMSIGWSNLGDMFNDDWEYQWNTSEGEDVVSFFVDDLRSISPDGVGSFNSDQVLNRIGDGSAAQGMAWPAAASTLLDDDTEEADNLEFIPIPEGDEQQAPMQGNWLLGINSNISDERKEDTGAVIQSIISKEAQNRYVELGGVPFRNDTFEDNMDAQPWFEALYESLQNAKPRPRTPLWNEIDVTQGEYLNSALTGDMSPADVVNETGNEVESILENAGYY from the coding sequence ATGCCAACTAATGGCAGGGCGCACAAAAGAAGCGACAGTACTGAGCAGAGCCTGAGGACGCAAGTCACCGATCGAAGCTCGCGTCGTCGATTCCTCACCGGGGTTGCCGGTGCGACTGCGACCGGGTTAGCTGGCTGTCTCGGTGGGAGTAACGGCAGCGGTGCAGACGTCAACATCATCGCCGTCTCGGGAGAGGGGGAACTCGTACAGGAACTGATTAACGACTACGTCGAAGAAGAGACAGACCTCTCGATCGACGTCACGATTTTCCCGTACGCGAACCTCTACGAGCGAGTAAGCAGTGTTCTGACGACTGGTGGAACGGGGTACGATGCGATTCTGATGGACGATACCTGGTTTCCCCAGTTCGCGACCTACCTGGATCCGCTCGAGCAATGGCTCCCGGACGGACTCCCGGAGGACCAGCTCATCGACACGACGGTCGACATCACGACGTGGCCGACACCTGGGGCCCCGGCGGTTCCGTCCGCCGAAGGAATGGATGAAACGATTCGCGGGCAAGTCGTCGTGGGGAACGCGCAGATGTTCGTCTACAATACCTCGTACTACGAGGAGGTCGGTGAAGAAGAGCCGGAAACGTGGGACGACGTGTTACGGGCCGGACAGAGTATCGACGACGAAGTTGACGACGCAAACGGGTACGTGATCCGCGGTCAGCGCGGCAACCCGGCTAACACGAACTTCATGAGTATTGGATGGTCAAACCTCGGGGACATGTTCAACGACGACTGGGAGTACCAGTGGAATACCAGCGAGGGAGAAGACGTAGTTAGTTTCTTCGTCGATGACTTGCGGTCGATCTCACCCGATGGGGTCGGCTCGTTCAACAGCGATCAGGTCCTGAACCGAATCGGGGACGGATCCGCTGCGCAGGGAATGGCGTGGCCGGCCGCAGCGTCGACGTTGCTTGACGACGACACCGAAGAAGCGGATAATCTAGAATTCATCCCGATCCCGGAGGGTGATGAGCAACAGGCTCCGATGCAGGGCAACTGGCTGCTTGGGATCAACTCCAATATCTCCGATGAACGAAAGGAAGACACCGGCGCGGTAATCCAATCCATTATCTCCAAGGAAGCGCAGAACCGCTACGTGGAGCTCGGCGGTGTCCCCTTCCGTAACGATACGTTCGAAGACAACATGGATGCACAACCGTGGTTCGAGGCATTGTACGAAAGCCTGCAAAACGCCAAACCGCGACCCCGAACTCCCCTTTGGAACGAGATCGACGTGACGCAGGGTGAATACCTCAACAGCGCACTGACCGGTGATATGAGCCCTGCAGATGTCGTAAACGAAACCGGAAACGAGGTCGAATCTATCCTCGAGAACGCAGGGTACTACTAG
- a CDS encoding carbohydrate ABC transporter permease, producing MATETGTDVHSTADLDEQLGTEKSTRERMLLWIDERLKWLMTLPAVILLFALTFYPLLRALQMSTQQYMPGGRTVYVGIENYANLLDNGAFIDSLIVTGKFIGLAVGLEFILGFGIALVLNKKIKMRGLWQTLILIPMILSPTVIGLIWRLMYTPDGLLDFMAAPFIGSNVGWISSPDVALYAIVMTDVWQWTPLVVLVIFAGLQSVPGDIQEAAIMDGAPRWRRFIDIVFPYLKSLIVLVLIIRVVDALRVFAKVYILTRGGPANATNVISMEMYRTAFRFNNFGQASAMAITLLVVVLILAMSFVKIADIKF from the coding sequence ATGGCAACTGAAACAGGAACAGACGTGCACTCGACGGCCGATCTCGATGAGCAACTGGGTACGGAGAAGTCGACCCGAGAGCGGATGCTCCTCTGGATCGACGAGCGCCTGAAGTGGCTCATGACCCTTCCAGCCGTAATTCTTCTCTTTGCTCTGACGTTTTACCCACTTCTCCGTGCACTCCAAATGTCGACACAGCAGTACATGCCCGGCGGACGGACGGTTTACGTCGGCATCGAGAACTACGCTAATCTACTGGACAACGGTGCGTTCATCGACTCCCTCATAGTGACCGGCAAGTTCATCGGGCTGGCAGTCGGCCTCGAGTTCATTCTCGGTTTCGGAATCGCGCTCGTGTTGAACAAAAAGATCAAGATGCGCGGACTGTGGCAGACGCTTATCTTGATCCCGATGATCCTCTCACCGACGGTTATCGGATTGATCTGGCGGCTCATGTACACGCCCGATGGTCTGCTCGATTTCATGGCGGCGCCCTTTATCGGGAGCAACGTCGGCTGGATCAGCAGCCCAGACGTTGCGTTATACGCCATCGTCATGACTGATGTCTGGCAGTGGACGCCGCTGGTCGTACTGGTCATCTTCGCGGGCCTTCAATCCGTTCCGGGCGACATTCAAGAAGCTGCGATCATGGACGGAGCACCACGCTGGCGTCGATTCATCGACATTGTGTTCCCCTATTTGAAGTCGCTTATCGTCTTGGTGCTGATTATTCGCGTTGTCGACGCACTACGCGTGTTCGCGAAGGTGTACATCCTAACCCGCGGAGGGCCGGCGAATGCGACGAACGTGATCAGCATGGAAATGTACCGGACGGCGTTTCGGTTTAACAACTTCGGCCAGGCGTCGGCGATGGCAATAACGCTGCTGGTCGTCGTGCTCATACTGGCGATGAGCTTCGTCAAAATCGCCGATATCAAATTCTGA
- a CDS encoding carbohydrate ABC transporter permease, producing the protein MATDQQSDVPFKEPSRLEKVQESIAEKGISKAVIYGLLGMFLVWTLFPVYWLVSGALKSRQTLLAFPPAWFPTEFQVGNFVQLFTQRPEFMQYIFNSVVVTVITTIIATTIGAAAAYGFVTFDFPYNLDFHLPFYILSTRFMPPIVTIIPLFVIFRNFQLVNTLYGLICVYVMFNIPFAVWMMKGFFDEVPDSLVESAMLDGHTHIGAFFKIVLPLVKPGLLASAIFTTIITWNELLFAIILTQDVAAMTLPVGLSSFVTKYSVQWINVSVAGTIALIPVLVFAFVARQELVRGFSMGAVGK; encoded by the coding sequence ATGGCAACAGACCAACAATCGGACGTTCCGTTCAAGGAACCGTCACGACTCGAGAAAGTACAGGAAAGCATCGCAGAGAAAGGCATCAGCAAGGCGGTTATCTACGGCCTGTTGGGAATGTTTCTCGTCTGGACGCTGTTCCCGGTCTACTGGCTTGTCTCCGGTGCGCTCAAATCCCGGCAGACGCTACTGGCGTTCCCGCCGGCGTGGTTCCCGACCGAGTTTCAGGTGGGTAACTTCGTCCAGTTGTTCACACAACGGCCCGAGTTCATGCAGTACATCTTCAATAGCGTCGTCGTCACGGTCATCACGACGATTATCGCGACGACCATCGGGGCGGCGGCGGCGTACGGGTTCGTCACCTTCGACTTCCCGTACAATTTGGACTTCCACCTGCCGTTCTATATCCTCTCGACGCGGTTCATGCCGCCGATCGTGACGATCATCCCCCTGTTCGTCATCTTCCGTAACTTCCAACTAGTTAATACGCTGTATGGGCTGATCTGTGTGTACGTAATGTTCAATATCCCCTTTGCCGTGTGGATGATGAAGGGGTTCTTCGACGAGGTGCCAGACAGCCTCGTCGAGTCAGCGATGCTGGACGGACACACACACATCGGGGCGTTCTTCAAGATCGTCCTACCGCTGGTCAAACCCGGATTGCTCGCCTCGGCGATCTTCACGACGATCATCACCTGGAACGAACTCCTGTTCGCGATTATCCTGACCCAAGATGTTGCGGCAATGACGCTCCCGGTTGGCCTCTCGTCGTTCGTCACGAAGTACTCGGTCCAGTGGATCAACGTCAGCGTCGCCGGAACGATCGCGCTTATTCCGGTCCTCGTGTTCGCATTCGTCGCGAGACAGGAACTCGTTCGCGGGTTCAGTATGGGGGCCGTAGGTAAATGA
- a CDS encoding ABC transporter ATP-binding protein: protein MVNVEYDSVEKRYGETIAVEDINLSVADGEFAILLGPSGCGKTTTLRCLAGLTEPTSGTITLGDYDVTDVHPKNRNAAMVFQNFALYPHMNVRENIGYPLKVAGVDGDVRAERVQEVAEMLEIPELLDRDIDNLSGGQQQRVALGRAIIRRPSVFLMDEPLANLDAKLKMSMRSRIKVLQRELGITTLYVTHDQEEAMSLGDKLIVMDQGHIQQIGSPDEVYHEPENRFVAGFIGSPSMNFIDVTIDDSGTVRSTDAVDGLEYRLESGVADRYSDHDEFILGIRPQYFSVHTEPMDNAIRGQVKVTEPQGDDQIVDVLVGDEDGSHVELTVKAPSTVEAVRTEEIWLTVDDTLVHGFDAQSGSRIDDGDVARTKASKQHAESTSD from the coding sequence ATGGTTAACGTCGAATACGATTCAGTCGAAAAGCGGTACGGAGAGACAATCGCAGTCGAGGATATCAACCTCAGCGTTGCGGATGGCGAGTTCGCTATCCTCCTCGGGCCCAGCGGGTGCGGGAAGACAACCACGTTACGCTGTCTCGCTGGCCTCACCGAACCGACCAGCGGGACGATTACGCTGGGGGACTACGATGTCACTGACGTACATCCGAAAAACCGTAACGCCGCGATGGTGTTCCAGAACTTCGCGCTCTATCCCCACATGAACGTCCGAGAGAATATTGGCTACCCGCTCAAAGTCGCGGGCGTCGATGGTGACGTCCGCGCCGAGCGCGTTCAAGAAGTCGCTGAAATGCTCGAGATTCCGGAGTTGCTTGATCGGGACATCGACAACCTCAGCGGCGGACAACAACAGCGCGTCGCGCTCGGTCGGGCGATTATCCGTCGTCCATCCGTCTTCCTGATGGATGAGCCGCTCGCGAACCTCGACGCGAAACTGAAAATGAGCATGCGCAGTCGGATCAAGGTTCTCCAGCGCGAGCTCGGTATCACGACGCTGTACGTAACCCACGACCAGGAGGAGGCAATGTCGTTGGGCGACAAACTCATTGTGATGGACCAGGGACACATCCAACAGATCGGTTCTCCGGACGAAGTCTATCACGAGCCCGAAAACAGGTTCGTCGCCGGCTTCATCGGATCGCCGTCGATGAACTTCATCGACGTCACGATCGACGACTCGGGTACGGTTCGCTCCACGGATGCCGTCGACGGACTCGAGTACCGGCTAGAATCAGGCGTCGCCGATCGATACAGCGATCACGATGAGTTCATCCTGGGAATCCGCCCGCAATACTTCAGTGTCCATACGGAACCAATGGATAACGCGATTCGTGGTCAAGTGAAGGTAACGGAGCCTCAGGGCGATGACCAGATCGTCGATGTACTTGTCGGTGACGAGGACGGCAGTCACGTCGAACTCACCGTGAAAGCGCCGAGCACCGTCGAAGCCGTTCGAACTGAGGAAATCTGGCTCACGGTAGACGATACCCTCGTTCACGGGTTTGATGCCCAGTCCGGTTCCCGGATTGACGACGGTGATGTCGCGCGGACGAAAGCGAGCAAGCAGCACGCCGAATCGACATCGGACTGA
- a CDS encoding universal stress protein has protein sequence MPIPKLSSRKRSPGFDGKPSPDDVAQRSESVREIATALEAVDVPAETRGAVGKVGPELVSLSDAVDADLLFIQGRSRSPTGKELFGSTAQTVVLNATCPVTFVPE, from the coding sequence GTGCCTATACCGAAACTGAGTTCGAGAAAACGGTCGCCCGGTTTTGATGGTAAACCATCGCCGGACGACGTTGCTCAGCGGAGCGAATCGGTACGCGAAATCGCAACCGCGCTCGAGGCGGTAGACGTTCCCGCTGAGACGCGAGGCGCAGTAGGCAAAGTCGGTCCCGAACTCGTGTCGCTATCCGACGCGGTTGACGCTGATCTACTGTTCATCCAAGGGCGGTCGCGTAGTCCGACCGGTAAGGAGCTTTTCGGCAGTACCGCCCAGACTGTCGTTCTAAACGCTACCTGCCCCGTTACGTTCGTTCCAGAGTGA